A window from Malassezia japonica chromosome 1, complete sequence encodes these proteins:
- a CDS encoding uncharacterized protein (EggNog:ENOG503NWSW; BUSCO:EOG092648O6; COG:U), which produces MTAAGDVLHARLADASMLMALLKAVNFASFATVSISASGLEVVSEMNQTVQAHAYLYASIFDEYTFTPPENWHEFGRTQEESDEEEDTQPYICFEVNASTIVQCLGLFESRMGNATSREGLADVARRRGEYVEIVYRAVGEPLCLRMHTGRLEMGFRLRTLDSSLTPSLQFSPDDTVAQVIMKSEWLSRAFQELDAGGETRVQVRFTPSNPARSGQGTLLLNTEGSYGSTEISFSHESQVTEKFDCVAAADHGYPLQCVGYMLQASKSSIKTSLRVDEQGMLSAQFMIASHRVPAAVPRTAPPLSVASSGHAFVEFLCCPLSE; this is translated from the exons AtgacggcggcgggcgatgtgctgcacgcgcgtcttgccgacgcgtcgatgctcatggcgctgctcaaggcAGTCAATTTTGCATCG TTTGCGACCGTGTCCATCTCGGCATCCGGCCTGGAAGTTGTCTCGGAAATGAACCAGAccgtgcaggcgcacgcgtACCTCTACGCATCGATCTTTGACGAGTACACCTTTACTCCCCCGGAGAACTGGCACGAATTCGGGCGTACGCAGGAagagagcgacgaggaggaggacacGCAGCCGTACATCTGCTTCGAAGTGAATGCGTCGACCATTGTCCAGTGCCTTGGCCTGTTTGAGAGCAGGATGGGCAACGcgacctcgcgcgaggGCCTTgcggacgtcgcgcgccggcgggggGAGTATGTAGAGATTGTCTACCGCGCAGTTGGTGAGCCGTTGTGCCTGCGCATGCACACGGGGCGCCTCGAGATGGGATTCCGGCTGCGCACCCTCGACTCGAGCCTCACGCCGAGCCTGCAGTTTTCGCCCGACGACACGGTGGCCCAGGTCATTATGAAG TCCGAATGGCTCTCGCGCGCGTTTCAGGAGCTGGACGCAGgcggcgagacgcgcgtCCAGGTCCGTTTCACGCCCAGCAATCCTGCGCGTAGCGGCCAAGGCACGCTCTTGCTGAACACAGAAGGGAGCTATGGAAGCACCGAGATTTCATTTTCGCACGAGAGCCAGGTGACGGAAAAGTTTGACTGTGTCGCAGCGGCCGACCACGGTTACCCATTGCAATGCGTCGGGTACATGCTGCAGGCGAGCAAGTCGTCGATCAAAACGTCGCTGCGTGTCGATGAGCAGGGAATGCTGAGTGCCCAGTTCATGATCGCAAGCCACCGCGTGCCGGCTGctgtgccgcgcaccgcgccacCCCTGTCGGTCGCGTCGTCGGGTCATGCCTTTGTCGAGTTTTTG TGCTGTCCGCTGAGCGAATAA
- the MKP2 gene encoding mitogen-activated protein kinase (EggNog:ENOG503NUS8; COG:T): MSVDMQQNGGSAQATAAHEGAAASAGPQLGDSYRLLKAVGEVAVKRISPFDHQMFCLRTLREIRLLRHFHHENIISILDILKPESLETFTEVHLIQELMETDMHRVIRTQDLSNDHFQYFVYQILRGLKALHSAGVLHRDLKPSNLLLNANCDLKICDFGLARSADQPEPDGKAFLTEYVATRWYRAPEIMLTFKEYTKAIDLWSVGCIFAEMLSGRPLFPGRDYHHQLSLILEVLGTPSLDDFYAISSLRSRDYIRSLPFCKRKNFAALFPQAEPLALDLLERLLTFSPRKRITVEEALAHPYLEPYHDPSDEPGAEPLDPSFFDADFSKEPLSRAELKKLIYQEITR; encoded by the exons ATGTCGGTCGACATGCAGCAGAATGGCGGCAGCGCACAAGCTACCGCAGCCCATGAGGGAGCTGCTGCAAGTGCTGGTCCCCAGCTCGGAGATTCGTATCGTCTGCTGAAGGCTGTGGGCGAAG TCGCGGTGAAGCGAATCTCGCCGTTCGATCATCAGATGTTTTGTCTGcgtacgctgcgcgagattcggctgctgcgccatTTTCACCATGAGAACATCATCTCGATTCTCGACATTCTCAAGCCCGAGTCACTGGAAACCTTTACCGAGGTGCACCTGATCCAGGAGCTAATGGAGACGGATATGCACCGTGTGATTCGCACACAGGATCTGTCCAACGACCACTTCCAGTACTTTGTGTACCAGATCCTGCGTGGCCTCAAGGCACTCCATTCGGCTGGTGTCTTGCACCGTGACCTGAAGCCGAGTAACTTGCTGCTGAACGCCAACTGCGATCTCAAGATCTGCGACTTTGGCCTGGCGCGCAGTGCCGATCAGCCGGAACCGGATGGCAAGGCATTCCTGACGGAATACGTCGCGACACGCTGGTACCGGGCGCCGGAAATCATGCTCACCTTTAAGGAGTATACCAAGGCCATCGATCTCTGGTCCGTCGGCTGCATCTTTGCCGAAATGCTTTCTGGCCGTCCCCTATTCCCTGGTCGCGACTACCACCACCAGCTCTCGCTGATCCTCGAGGTGCTTGGCACACCGTCCCTCGACGATTTCTACGCGATCAGCTCGTTGCGGTCGCGCGACTACATTCGCTCGTTGCCTTTTTGCAAGCGCAAAAACTTTGCCGCGCTCTTTCCGCAGGCCGAGCCACTGGCGCTggatctgctcgagcgtctcttGACTTTTTCGCCTCGTAAGCGCATCACTGTGGAAGAGGCACTGGCACACCCCTACCTCGAACCCTACCACGACCCCAGCGACGAGCCAGGTGCCGAGCCACTCGACCCGAGTTTCTTTGATGCGGACTTTTCCAAGGAACCTCTGTCGCGCGCCGAACTGAAGAAACTCATTTACCAGGAGATTACTCGGTAA
- a CDS encoding chitin synthase (CAZy:GT2_Chitin_synth; EggNog:ENOG503NU7V; COG:M; COG:N; TransMembrane:6 (o1630-1646i1666-1689o1931-1950i2326-2347o2353-2374i2381-2404o)) codes for MAANAPGPKTAPLTCPGHTRPVVHLEHSEKQDDGTYLMLSSCKDSNPMLRDWLGDWIGTFLGHKGAVWSAKLSGGDAARAVTGSADFSAKVWDTYTGECVQTYSHNHIVRSVAVNHAGTQLLTGGHEKKLRLFDLQKAGTSADDAQLFKTNDQGTTHDGVIRSVVLGRGTNGAENVVVTAAEDKLIQWWDLRTLEPVHEMTLDEPFVSMDRCTGTFGEYITITAGKDAMFVDLASHEVVKKHTLDVAPSSVYLHPTQADRFVAGSTADEWVRVYDYNTAEVLELSKGHHGPVHCVSYSPDGEVAASGSEDGTIRLWQAHPGTKYADIFDEHCRLIAKPNTCTYESCGKSFARRSDLKRRAFGDSSSLSRHTRTHAGMRPYKCKEPWCGKDYTRKATLRIHEVRNHLEDNGQGSADRGCSRHECGAHEPELVRCNLSGNVIYATRVPPRRFDEAPPRTRVPNLLHDTNVTPPTTPDVVASNAPSWAPSLAQRRPVPMPSPLCVANLVQELQRPCTPTTPVTEHANAMTLQNLLTTTLTPSPVCWSAPTTPAYPTTPVSAHAAQVQCDAHSSFLAPMSALATSAKCEAQSPFPTPALAQASSVKYEDSSPLATPVSAQAANMYDAQNPLLASILAGATPVKYEVQSALPTPLSAPSTSAKYETQDTFLAPVSAHAPVPYEVHDPFFAQAAAHEAQIKLESQDSFIPPLQSFVDALSYTPHAMTHPHSLHRRVWLFPVDEGMTDGQAVKHASVPAGDAEDELMTQLCHRYYQSMYYSQIQESVLVAINPFHTPVDVNGDDVLREYTRAYRDMRYTTNSNPVPPHIFGTACNAYYYMQRTGQDQSLFFLGETASGKSEARRLALRALLSLSTALPGKRGARLAIQLPAALYAMECFGNAESDENANASGMALYSELQFSKNGRLLGMKMLNYYLERSRVSPLRTTERTFHVFYMLIAGASPEDRNRWRFDDAPSFRLLTTSGRGPPAGDAGVLIARYERLVNALDLVGMPPVQRASLFDMLAAILHISNLDFVQDDGPHTAARVTSEEPLYIAAALLGVGASALANALTHLTKVVKGDLCTVMLDANGAAANRDALMRMLYSLVFAWLNEQMNQHLSNDQFHTYIGLLDLPGWGNRVYNTLDQFAVNLAQDTVHRHMSRVLLERRIDEMDREGLSHMAPLPVPSDETERLRLLTHMPGGLVHIMDDQTRRRPRKSDQTMVAAMQKRWMNHEALRIDTPDHLGPQAFVVTHFHGNVSYDPHAWLDRNDESFALEHVSLLRGADRHSDGTTGLGSSNAFVRGLFQSAAVWTQLPHHSGAPVVGTQAGLRPLRAPSTKRVARSGTLRASTSRRQRATDEDEDTYGAEMLEAPKPPPTNEMPCVLGELQNALGTLMEVIDETKAWFVLCLRPNSNQLANQCEARMIRRQAHALGLARLRHGHARDYSVTLTYVEFCDRYGTLDGLEQLGLLGAPSSEAKMRVSDACALMNWSDAHVAMGMHKVFLSHEVFRELEDALRLRDPEEVQYNLRKAAAEDELMEDGQVDPYSPYADVAAPSEDMPNPFEPIEAWHPAFTYAGEYDAEETQTLLNMDTSEEKGIAEDDALMSDALDAGPGDTGTADGPRVTEKVKVSTLRKQWVALTWLFTWWIPSFVLKRFKRFKRSDVRMAWREKLLINMMIWFVCLCSIFVIVFLGNVVCPKEHLISSNELSGYKGKKAYTAIRGEVFNLNGIIDGHAAAIPVVSRKTLQQYAGVDATKIFPVQVNALCNGVSGTISPWVTLDNNNNTDANAQYHDFRAYKGVDVRPDWYYEQMWYMRNQYRVAMIGYTPKEIDNAQEDGRTLAVYNKDIYDISDYVAQGNRGGVLVPEGMAPPANLDRTILAPEIVNLIAQNPGADITKRFDNLHLDPAVLERQRICLRNLFYIGQVDHRDSPRCTFSKYILLALSIIMVATVGFKFFAALQFGSARPPEAQDKFVICQVPCYTEDTDSIRKTVDSLAKLKYDDRRKLLILICDGNIVGAGNDAPTPQLVLDLLGADTSTEVEPRSFVSLGEGAKQHNMARVYSGLYEHAGHMVPYLVIAKCGQPSETTRPGNRGKRDSQLVLMRFLNKVHFGLPMSPLELEMYHHIKNIIGVNPSFYEYILQVDADTEVEPTSLTRLVASMVHDKKIIGLCGETALANEQQSLTTMLQVYEYYISHFMVKAFESLFGSITCLPGCFSMFRIRTPDTQRPLFISNTVLDDYAENRVDTLHLKNLLYLGEDRYLTTLVLKHFPDYKTTFVRHARCLTTAPDSWRVLLSQRRRWINSTVHNLVELLRTPQLCGFCLFSMRFIVMIDLLSTIIAPVTIGYLVYLVIVVTVEGGTIPLTSVILLAAIYGLQAIIFLLHRRFDMIGWMIVYILALPVWSLILPLYSFWHMDDFSWGNTRIVTGDHGEKLVVHNEGTFDPAEIPHMTWEEYENELWEKRSGQSDNASFAEHPRVPMSKSTRALLTRAPSLYGHATHPVPELSEPEAMRHSKAYTDGPDAMDAAWLAQETSSLMGHGEYEMGHLGKRPMSHASYGYSSYGHGFPMEPAPEYGVDPYQAPMQPSGYAWEAAAPRAPSAAFAPSEPGTPPAQGTLIDTRPNRLPHDEVIRHDIRSIIAESDLTTITKRQLRNQLQDKYGCPIDEKKAYINAQIEAALRDV; via the exons ATGGCTGCGAACGCCCCGGGTCCAAAG ACTGCTCCGTTGACGTGTCCGGGCCACACGCGTCCTGTTGTGCATCTGGAGCACTCGGAGAAGCAGGATGATGGGACCTACCTCATGTTGTCGAGCTGCAAAGACAGCAACCCCAT GCTTCGCGACTGGCTCGGTGACTGGATTGGGACATTTTTAG GCCACAAGGGTGCCGTTTGGAGTGCCAAGCTCTCGGGTGgagacgcggcgcgtgcggtgACGGGCAGTGCTGACTTCTCGGCAAAGGTGTGGGACACCTATACTGGGGAGTGTGTGCAGACCTATTCACACAATCATATTGTGCGCAGCGTGGCCGTGAACCATGCAggcacgcagctgctgACGGGCGGCCACGAAAAAAAATTGCGTCTATTTGATCTGCAAAAGGCAGGCACTTCCGCAGACGACGCACAGCTGTTCAAAACGAACGACCAAGGCACAACACACGACGGTGTGATTCGCAGTGTCGTGCTTGGCCGCGGCACGAATGGCGCGGAAAATGTGGTGGTGACGGCTGCAGAAGACAAGCTGATCCAGTGGTGGGATCTGCGGACGCTTGAGCCCGTGCACGAAatgacgctcgacgagccgtTTGTCTCGATGGACCGTTGCACCGGTACATTTGGCGAATACATCACGATTACCGCTGGGAAGGATGCCATGTTTGTGGATTTGGCAAGTCACGAAGTGGTCAAGAAGCATACACTCGACGTCGCCCCCTCGTCCGTGTACCTGCACCCCACGCAAGCCGACCGCTTCGTGGCAGGCAGCACGGCAGACGAATGGGTGCGCGTATACGACTACAACACCGCCGAGGTTCTCGAGCTGAGCAAGGGCCACCACGGTCCGGTGCACTGCGTGAGCTACTcgcccgacggcgaggtggCGGCCAGTGGCAGCGAGGACGGCACGATCCGCCTATGGCAGGCCCACCCCGGTACCAAGTATG CAGACATCTTTGACGAGCATTGCCGCCTGATCGCCAAGCCCAACACTTGCACGTATGAATCGTGCGGCAAGAGCTTTGCGCGCAGGTCGGATCTAAAGCG CCGTGCCTTTGgcgactcgagctccttgtcGCGCCACACTCGCACCCACGCGGGTATGCGGCCGTACAAGTGCAAGGAGCCTTGGTGTGGTAAGGACTACACTCGCAAGGccacgctgcgcatccACGAGGTACGCAACCACCTCGAGGACAACGGCCAGGGAAGTGCCGACCGAGGGTGCAGCCGCCACGAATGTGGGGCCCACGAGCCAGAGCTTGTCCGGTGCAACCTGTCGGGCAATGTCATTTATGCCACGCGCGTCCCCCCCCGCCGCTTTGACGAGGCTCCTCCTCGTACTCGGGTACCCAACCTGCTCCACGACACTAACGTGACGCCGCCTACAACGCCGGATGTGGTCGCTAGTAATGCACCATCCTGGGCGCCttcgctcgcgcagcggcgcccTGTGCCCATGCCGAGCCCGCTGTGCGTTGCGAACCTGGTGCAGGAGCTCCAGAGGCCATGTACGCCCACCACGCCAGTCACGGAGCATGCGAATGCCATGACGCTGCAGAACCTCCTTACAACGACCTTGACGCCTTCGCCCGTGTGCTGGAGCGCGCCTACGACGCCTGCCTACCCCACGACGCCGGTGTcggcgcatgcggcgcaggtacAGTGTGACGCACACAGCTCGTTCCTCGCGCCTATGTCAGCACTAGCGACATCGGCCAAGTGCGAGGCACAGAGTCCATTCCCTACGCCGGCGCTAGCTCAAGCATCATCCGTCAAGTACGAGGACTCGAGCCCCCTCGCCACGCCCGTCTCAGCTCAAGCAGCGAACATGTACGACGCCCAGAATCCGCTGCTTGCCTCGATCTTGGCCGGCGCAACGCCCGTCAAGTACGAGGTGCAAAGCGCATTACCGACGCCACTCTCGGCTCCATCCACCTCGGCAAAGTACGAGACCCAAGACACGTTCCTGGCGCCCGTATCGGCGCATGCACCTGTCCCGTACGAGGTACACGACCCATTTTTTGCTCAGGCGGCAGCACACGAAGCGCAAATTAAGCTGGAGTCCCAAGACTCATTCATCCCTCCGCTGCAGTCGTTTGTCGACGCGCTTTCATACACGCCCCACGCTA TGACACACCCGCACAGCCTGCATCGACGCGTCTGGCTTTTCCCGGTGGACGAGGGAATGACGGATGGGCAGGCCGTTAAGCACGCCAGCGTGCCCGCGGGTGATGCGGAGGACGAGCTGATGACGCAGCTTTGTCATCGGTACTACCAGTCGATGTACTACTCCCAAATCCAGGAGAGTGTGTTGGTTGCCATCAACCCGTTCCATACACCTGTCGATGTCAATGGGGACGatgtgctgcgcgagtaTACGCGCGCGTACCGCGACATGCGGTACACGACCAACAGTAATCCTGTCCCTCCTCATATCTTTGGCACGGCGTGCAATGCATACTACTATatgcagcgcaccggccaGGACCAAAGTTTATTCTTCCTCGGTGAGACGGCTAGTGGAAAGAgcgaggcacgccgccttgcgctccgcGCATTGCTGAGCCTGAGTACAGCACTTCCCGgcaagcgcggcgcacgcctcgcAATCCAGCTGCCGGCCGCGCTGTACGCGATGGAATGTTTCGGCAACGCTGAATCGGACGAAAACGCGAATGCGTCCGGCATGGCGCTCTACTCGGAGCTGCAGTTTAGCAAGAATGGCCGATTGCTGGGCATGAAAATGCTCAACTActacctcgagcgcagccgggtatcgccgctgcgcacgacaGAACGCACCTTTCATGTATTCTACATGCTGATcgcaggcgcctcgcccgagGACCGCAACCGCTGGCGCTTTGATGATGCCCCAAGCTTCCGGTTGCTCACAACTAGTGGCCGAGGACCCCCTGCAGGCGATGCGGGTGTGCTCATCGCACGCTATGAGCGTCTGGTGAACGCACTAGACCTCGTCGGCATGCCGCCAgtgcagcgcgcgtcgctctttgATATGCTCGCTGCTATTCTGCACATTTCGAACCTTGACTTTGTGCAGGACGACGGGCCACAcactgcggcgcgtgtcaCGTCCGAAGAGCCGTTGTACattgccgccgcgctgctcggcgtcggcgccagTGCGCTTGCGAATGCTTTGACACACCTGACCAAGGTGGTGAAGGGCGACCTGTGCACGGTCATGCTCGACGCAaacggcgccgcagcgaaCCGCGACGCTCTCATGCGCATGCTCTACTCGCTCGTCTTTGCATGGCTGAACGAGCAGATGAACCAGCACCTGTCCAACGACCAATTCCACACATATatcggcctgctcgacttGCCGGGCTGGGGCAACCGCGTGTACAACACACTCGATCAGTTTGCAGTGAACCTCGCACAAGACACGGTGCACCGTCACATGTCGCGCGTCTTGCttgagcgccgcatcgacgaGATGGACCGCGAGGGGTTGTCGCACATGGCGCCTCTCCCGGTACCAAGTGACGAGACGGAGCGTCTGCGTCTCTTGACGCACATGCCTGGTGGCCTGGTGCACATCATGGACGACCAGACCCGCCGCCGTCCCCGCAAGTCGGACCAGACAATGGTTGCTGCGATGCAAAAGCGCTGGATGAACCACGAGGCACTCCGAATCGATACACCGGACCACCTCGGTCCCCAGGCCTTTGTTGTAACGCACTTCCATGGCAACGTGTCGTACGATCCCCATGCATGGCTGGATCGCAACGACGAATCGTTTgccctcgagcacgtcTCACTGCTCCGGGGCGCCGACCGCCACTCGGATGGTACGACTGGTCTTGGCTCGTCGAATGCATTTGTGCGTGGCCTCTTCCAGAGCGCAGCCGTCTGGACGCAGCTCCCGCACCATAGCGGTGCGCCAGTCGTCGGAACACAAGCAGGGCTGCGTCCTTTGCGTGCGCCTTCGACAAAGCGCGTTGCTCGCAGCGGCACTCTGCgggcctcgacgtcgcggcgccagcGTGCCACGGATGAGGACGAAGACACGTACGGCGCTGAGATGCTCGAAGCTCCCAAGCCGCCGCCCACGAACGAGATGCCATGCgttctcggcgagctccaGAACGCGCTTGGAACGCTGATGGAAGTTATCGACGAAACCAAGGCTTGGTTCGTCTTGTGCCTGCGCCCGAACAGCAACCAGCTCGCGAACCAAtgcgaggcgcgcatgaTTCGACGCCAGGCACATGCCCTCGGCCTCGCACGGCTGCGGCACGGGCATGCGCGCGATTACAGCGTGACATTGACTTATGTCGAATTCTGCGACCGCTACGGCACACTCGatggcctcgagcagctgggtctgctcggcgcgccgtcgtctgAAGCCAAGATGCGCGTGAGTGATGCGTGTGCGCTTATGAACTGGTCGgatgcgcacgtcgcgatGGGTATGCACAAGGTCTTTTTGTCGCACGAAGTCTTCCGTGAGCTTGAAGATGCACTGCGCTTGCGTGATCCCGAAGAGGTGCAGTACAACCTGCGCAAGGCTGCGGCAGAGGACGAGTTGATGGAGGACGGTCAGGTGGACCCGTACTCACCATATGCCGACGTTGCTGCGCCATCGGAAGACATGCCGAATCCGTTCGAGCCGATCGAGGCGTGGCACCCTGCATTTACGTACGCTGGCGAGTACGACGCAGAAGAAACGCAAACGCTTCTCAACATGGACACAAGCGAAGAGAAAGGCATCGCTGAGGATGATGCCTTGATgagcgatgcgctcgacgccggtcCAGGCGATACTGGCACAGCCGATGGTCCGCGCGTCACAGAAAAGGTCAAGGtctcgacgctgcgcaagcagtGGGTGGCGCTGACATGGCTCTTTACGTGGTGGATTCCGTCGTTTGTGTTGAAGCGCTTCAAGCGTTTCAAGCGCTCCGACGTGCGTATGGCCTGGCGCGAAAAGCTGCTCATCAACATGATGATTTGGTTCGTGTGTCTCTGCTCGATTTTTGTCATTGTCTTTTTGGGCAATGTCGTGTGTCCAAAAGAGCACCTTATCAGCAGCAATGAGTTGTCAGGCTACAAAGGCAAAAAGGCATATACCGCCATCCGCGGCGAAGTGTTTAACTTGAATGGTATCATTGACGgtcacgccgccgccatTCCGGTTGTCTCGCGCAAGACGCTGCAACAGTACGCGGGTGTGGATGCGACCAAGATTTTCCCGGTGCAGGTCAACGCGCTGTGCAACGGTGTGTCTGGCACAATTTCGCCGTGGGTGACGCTCGACAATAACAACAACACTGATGCCAATGCACAGTACCACGATTTCCGTGCTTACAAAGGTGTGGACGTGCGTCCAGACTGGTACTACGAGCAGATGTGGTACATGCGCAACCAGTATCGCGTCGCAATGATTGGATACACCCCCAAGGAGATTGACAATGCGCAAGAGGACGGGCGGACTCTCGCCGTGTACAATAAAGACATTTACGACATCTCGGACTATGTCGCACAAGGCAATCGTGGAGGTGTTTTGGTCCCGGAAGGCATGGCCCCCCCTGCCAATCTCGACCGCACCATCCTCGCACCCGAGATTGTGAATCTCATTGCACAGAATCCTGGCGCAGATATTACCAAACGTTTCGACAATCTGCACCTGGATCCagccgtgctcgagcgtcaGCGCATCTGTCTGCGCAATCTCTTTTACATCGGCCAAGTCGATCATCGAGATTCGCCGCGTTGTACATTCTCCAAGTACATTTTGCTTGCGCTGTCGATCATCATGGTCGCCACCGTCGGCTTCAAGTTCTTCGCGGCACTGCAGTTTGGCAGTGCACGgccgcccgaggcgcaggacaaGTTTGTCATCTGCCAGGTTCCGTGTTACACTGAAGACACCGACTCGATCCGCAAGACGGTCGACTCGCTTGCGAAGCTGAAGTACGACGACCGTCGCAAACTGCTCATCCTTATTTGCGATGGTAACATTGTCGGTGCAGGGAACGACGCGCCCACGCCAcagctcgtgctcgacctcTTGGGTGCTGACACTAGCACCGAGGTGGAGCCGCGTAGTTTCGTGTCCCTCGGTGAAGGTGCGAAGCAGCATAACATGGCACGCGTGTACAGTGGCTTGTACGAACACGCCGGGCACATGGTTCCCTACCTTGTCATCGCCAAGTGTGGCCAGCCGAGTGAGACGACGCGTCCCGGTAACCGTGGTAAGCGTGACTCGCAGCTGGTCCTGATGCGTTTCCTGAACAAGGTGCACTTTGGTCTGCCCATGAGCcccctcgagctcgagatgTACCATCACATCAAAAATATTATCGGTGTGAATCCCAGCTTTTACGAGTATATTTTGCAAGTGGATGCCGATACTGAAGTCGAGCCCACGTCGCTTacacgcctcgtcgcgtcGATGGTGCACGACAAGAAAATCATCGGGCTGTGTGGTGAGACGGCATTGGCGAACGAGCAGCAGAGCCTCACGACGATGCTGCAGGTGTACGAATACTACATTTCTCACTTTATGGTCAAGGCTTTCGAGAGCCTCTTTGGCTCGATCACCTGTTTGCCTGGTTGTTTCTCCATGTTCCGCATCCGCACGCCCGACACGCAACGCCCTCTTTTCATTTCTAATACCGTGCTGGACGACTATGCGGAAAACCGCGTGGACACGCTACACCTCAAGAACCTGCTGTACCTCGGTGAGGACCGCTACCTCACGACACTCGTCTTGAAGCACTTCCCCGACTACAAAACGACCTTTGTGCGTCACGCGCGCTGTTTGACGACAGCGCCGGACAGCTGGCGTGTGCTGCTTTcgcagcgtcgccgctGGATCAATTCGACGGTGCACAACCTGGTCGAACTGCTGCGTACTCCGCAGCTCTGTGGTTTCTGTCTCTTTTCAATGCGCTTCATTGTGATGATTGATCTACTGTCGACAATTATTGCGCCGGTCACGATTGGATACCTGGTCTATCTCGTGATTGTCGTGACGGTGGAAGGAGGTACGATTCCCCTTACCTCGGTCATTCTCCTTGCCGCGATCTATGGTCTGCAGGCCATCATTTTCTTGTTGCATCGCCGCTTTGACATGATCGGATGGATGATTGTGTATAtccttgcgctgccggTGTGGTCGCTGATTTTGCCGCTCTACTCCTTCTGGCACATGGACGACTTCTCGTGGGGCAACACGCGTATTGTCACTGGCGATCATGGTGAAAAGCTCGTCGTGCACAACGAAGGCACCTTTGATCCCGCCGAGATTCCCCATATGACCTGGGAGGAGTACGAGAACGAGCTGTGGGAGAAGCGCTCTGGGCAATCGGATAATGCGAGCTTCGCCGAGCACCCCCGTGTGCCCATGTCCAAGTCGACGCGTGCTCTGttgacgcgcgcgccgagcctaTACGGTCATGCCACGCACCCGGTTCCCGAGCTTTCGGAGCCGGAGGCTATGCGGCACAGCAAGGCGTACACCGATGGCCCCGATGCGATGGATGCCGCCTGGCTCGCCCAGGAGACCTCGTCGTTGATGGGCCACGGCGAATACGAGATGGGCCacctcggcaagcgcccGATGAGCCATGCTTCGTATGGCTATTCATCGTATGGCCACGGTTTCCCGATGGAGCCCGCGCCCGAATACGGTGTGGACCCCTACCAGGCGCCGATGCAGCCGAGCGGTTATGCGTGGGAGGCGgctgcgccccgcgcgccgtccgccgCCTTTGCGCCGTCCGAGCCTGGAACGCCTCCTGCCCAAGGTACCCTCATTGATACACGCCCCAACAGGCTGCCGCATGACGAGGTGATCCGGCACGACATCCGCTCGATCATTGCGGAAAGTGATCTGACAACGATCACCAAGCGTCAGTTGCGCAACCAGCTCCAGGACAAGTATGGCTGTCCGATCGATGAGAAAAAAGCCTACATCAATGCGCAGatcgaggccgcgctgcgcgacgtgtaG
- a CDS encoding uncharacterized protein (EggNog:ENOG503P66A) codes for MDAERRGLAAYGARDAAPRFQSLCASTFAVLQERIRLAHEIASSAEASDHAFLRTFPYFARDKTIAKNLHTLMDALDAWNAVHARGDLMQDDDVPTPEQLGDWTGTVHRLVHLLGQTNNELNDPRGTEIVQDLRSLHPHVFGLDTPLDKPAPEPEAEPEEAEAMPAERLSRVEFMTQVDDLPEQDSSARYAPDDREAAAQFALQNAAFRDQDTHLDHLSTSISRQHDLSLRMNEELELHAGLLTDLDRGVDDTELRLGGASNRLDRFRASMKEHGSVWIIF; via the exons ATGGACGCGGAACGTCGCGGGCTcgcggcgtacggcgcacgagatgcggcgccgcgaTTCCAGTCGCTGTGTGCGTCTACATTCGCAGTGTTGCAAGAGCGTATTCGTCTTGCGCACGAGATTGCATCGTctgccgaggcgagcgaTCATGCCTTTCTCCGTACCTTTCCGTACTTTGCGCGCGACAAGACGATCGCCAAGAACCTGCATACGCTCATGGATGCGCTGGATGCGTGGAATGCGGTGCATGCACGGGGCGACCTGAtgcaggacgacgacgtacCGACAccggagcagctcggcgactgGACCGGCACCGTCCACCGCTTGGTCCACCTGCTGGGCCAGACGAACAACGAGCTGAACGACCCGCGGGGGACAGAGATCGTGCAGGACTTGCGATCATT GCATCCGCACGTCTTTGGTctcgacacgccgctcgacaagcccgcgcccgagccagAGGCTGAGCCGGAGGAGGCGGAGGCGATgccggccgagcgcctATCGCGCGTCGAGTTCATGACACAGGTCGACGACCTCCCGGAACAGGATTCCTCGGCACGGTACGCACccgacgaccgcgaggcCGCTGCACAGTTCGCGCTACAAAATGCGGCCTTCCGCGACCAAGACACCCATCTCGACCATCTCAGCACCTCCATCTCGCGCCAGCACGATCTGAGTCTGCGCATGAACGAGGAGCTGGAGCTGCACGCAGGCCTCCTGACCGACCTCGACCGGGGCGTGGACGATACCGAGCTGCGGCTGGGGGGGGCAAGCAACCGCCTCGATCGCTTCCGCGCGAGCATGAAAGAGCACG gctCGGTGTGGATCATCTTT TAG